The DNA region CGAAGCTCGCTGAATGGTCAAAAACGTGATATACTCTGTCAAGGCATGTCCCTCCTGTCCGTGAAATGCAAGCTGATACCCGACGCGAGTACAGCCGAAAAGCTCTCTCGCACGGTGAACCAGTTCGCCAACGCCTGTAACTACGCTTTGCAGGTAGCGCGACGGGATAACATCTGGAACAAGTTCGCCCTGCAAAGGGCGGTGTACGCCGACCTCCGCGCCGAGTACGGCCTCAGCGCCAACCTTGCTATTCGCGCCATCGCCCGCGTGGGCAAGCGCAAGGGCCACAAAGCCGGGGGCTTCAAGGCCACCTCGGTGGACTACGACCAGCGCATCTTGTCGGTCAACGTGGACACCGAGACCGTCAGCCTCTCCACCGTGGACGGGCGGGTGAAAGTGCCCATGCGCATCGCCGGGTACCAGCGCCACCTCCTGCGCACCGCCAAAAGCATCCAGGGCGGGCAGTTGGTCAGAGGGCGGGACTCCTCCTGGTACATCCACCTGTGGTGCGAGTACGATGACCCGCCTGTCCTTGACCCCCAAGGGATGTTGGGGGTTGACCTGGGCATCGTCAACATCGCCACCGACTCGGATGGCGAGACCTACTCGGGCAAGCACCTCAACTCGGTCAGACACCGCCACCGCAGGCTCAGGAAGAAGCTGCAAAAGAAAGGTACTAAGGGGGCCAAGCGCCGCCTGAAGAAACTGTCTGGCAAAGAAACCCGCTTCTCCAACCACGTCAACCACACGCTCAGCAAACGCATCGTAGCCAAGGCCCAACGCACCGAGCGCGCGCTCGCCCTGGAAGACCTCCAGGGCATCCGCGAGCGGGTACGGCTTCGGCGGCCCCAGAGAGCTACGCTGCATAGCTGGGCGTTTTTCGACCTGGGCCAGAAGCTCCGGTACAAAGCCGAACGGGCCGGAGTACCGCTGGTCTTCGTTGACCCCCGCAACACCTCCCGGCAGTGCCCCGCTTGCGGGCACGCCGAGCGGGCCAACCGTCCCACGCAAGCACTGTTTCGATGCGTAGCCTGCGGCTACTCTGGGGCTGCGGACTACGTCGCAGCCGTGAACATCGCTGTTCGCGGCTGGGCCGCTGTAAACCGGCCATACCTGGGGGAAGCGAGTCGTGTTAGTCTGCATGGCTCTGTCCCTGGAAGCCCCCGGCTTTAGCCGTGGGGTGGTTTACCCCGGCTACGAGCGTGGCCTCCGGGCGCTGCTGGTGGATGAGCATGACATTACGGGCGCTGTAACGGTGGAAGCGGCCCGCCTTCTCCAAAAAGGCCAGGAAGCCCTGTGTCTGGCCTTCCTTGAGTTCAGCAGCCAGCTGCTCCACCCAGCCCTTGATGTTTTTTATGAGCGCGTCGGCTTTCATACCTACCTCCTCGCTCAAAGAGACGGGGCGGCCCCTGCCGCCCCATGGTGCTTTTGCGATAGGCTTCTTCGGCACTCCACCCCGCCACCGCCTGGCCCTCCCGCAACAGCACATATTCGGGACAGTCGAGACATTCGATTTGTATGAGGATCATGCCGCCTCCTTCCAGGCCCGCTCGAGTTCCTCCTCGAGGGCCTCTT from Allomeiothermus silvanus DSM 9946 includes:
- a CDS encoding RNA-guided endonuclease InsQ/TnpB family protein yields the protein MSLLSVKCKLIPDASTAEKLSRTVNQFANACNYALQVARRDNIWNKFALQRAVYADLRAEYGLSANLAIRAIARVGKRKGHKAGGFKATSVDYDQRILSVNVDTETVSLSTVDGRVKVPMRIAGYQRHLLRTAKSIQGGQLVRGRDSSWYIHLWCEYDDPPVLDPQGMLGVDLGIVNIATDSDGETYSGKHLNSVRHRHRRLRKKLQKKGTKGAKRRLKKLSGKETRFSNHVNHTLSKRIVAKAQRTERALALEDLQGIRERVRLRRPQRATLHSWAFFDLGQKLRYKAERAGVPLVFVDPRNTSRQCPACGHAERANRPTQALFRCVACGYSGAADYVAAVNIAVRGWAAVNRPYLGEASRVSLHGSVPGSPRL